Proteins from a genomic interval of Candidatus Fokinia cryptica:
- a CDS encoding pentapeptide repeat-containing protein: protein MVASSNIAYSQPPIANHTAQVIEKKLAEYVKTNRELGYTMNISTDFDKKMNGLQIEDLDLSSSNLDEIDFTGSTFRKVNFFGSFSDRANYSNSKFFDVNFSQASLFNVNFSNAEFYNCIFDRTFMKGANFEGAKFYESIISSSNMKNVAMNKLTATSTKFQDVKFENAQITNSNFYGCSFEKLFLPKVLFTGITIKGGKIEKVLFTSSDVQDVIFSNTVLANIKFNSSKIASMAFTAVNSTLFQIKDSSSSNLSINSSSVVGCIITNSKLLNTKFELSEFSNISIKDSQIESAQIFSSIIKGCIMNNSSMNCSTCTNNYISAQTHVSTLTCNSNSNSINLTKITSVN, encoded by the coding sequence ATGGTAGCGTCTTCTAATATCGCATATTCTCAGCCACCTATAGCCAATCATACGGCACAAGTCATAGAAAAGAAATTAGCTGAATACGTAAAGACAAATAGAGAACTTGGATACACTATGAATATCTCGACAGATTTTGATAAAAAAATGAACGGCCTCCAGATTGAGGATTTAGATCTTAGTAGTAGTAATCTCGATGAAATAGATTTTACTGGTAGCACTTTTAGGAAAGTGAATTTTTTTGGCTCTTTTAGTGATAGGGCAAACTATTCAAATTCAAAATTCTTTGATGTAAATTTTTCTCAAGCTAGTTTATTTAATGTAAATTTTAGTAATGCTGAATTTTATAATTGCATTTTCGATCGTACCTTCATGAAAGGTGCAAATTTTGAGGGAGCAAAATTTTATGAAAGCATAATATCAAGTAGCAACATGAAAAATGTAGCTATGAACAAGCTTACTGCTACTTCTACAAAATTTCAGGATGTGAAATTTGAGAACGCTCAGATAACAAATTCCAATTTTTACGGATGTTCCTTCGAAAAGCTTTTTCTTCCGAAAGTACTATTTACAGGAATTACAATTAAAGGAGGAAAGATAGAAAAAGTACTATTTACATCTTCTGATGTTCAAGATGTAATTTTTTCAAATACTGTACTAGCAAACATAAAGTTTAACTCTTCTAAGATAGCTTCTATGGCTTTTACAGCGGTAAACTCAACACTATTTCAGATTAAGGATTCTTCAAGCTCTAATTTGTCTATTAATAGTTCTTCAGTAGTAGGCTGTATTATTACAAATTCTAAACTACTCAACACTAAATTTGAGCTATCTGAATTTTCAAACATATCTATAAAAGATTCACAAATAGAATCAGCTCAAATTTTTTCCTCAATCATAAAAGGATGTATAATGAATAATTCTTCTATGAATTGCTCTACATGCACAAATAACTATATCTCAGCTCAAACTCACGTTAGTACACTCACATGCAACAGCAACAGTAATTCTATCAATCTCACTAAGATTACAAGTGTGAATTAA
- the ssb gene encoding single-stranded DNA-binding protein, with the protein MDYMNKVLLIGNIGKDPEIRVSQDKDGIKEVKIASFPIATSEVWRDKSTNEIREKTEWHRVVVFNERLIDVVEKYIRKGRKIAIEGHIQNRRWMDSSNSERHVTEVVLPRFRGELILLSSMEPVEKRDHFHDDGNDEVPF; encoded by the coding sequence ATGGATTACATGAACAAAGTACTATTAATAGGAAATATCGGTAAAGATCCAGAAATTCGTGTATCACAAGACAAAGACGGTATAAAGGAAGTAAAAATAGCATCATTCCCTATCGCTACGTCGGAAGTTTGGAGAGATAAAAGTACTAACGAGATTCGAGAAAAAACTGAATGGCATAGAGTAGTTGTCTTCAATGAACGCTTGATAGATGTAGTAGAGAAGTACATTCGCAAGGGACGCAAGATAGCAATAGAAGGTCATATACAAAATAGAAGGTGGATGGATTCCTCTAACTCCGAAAGACACGTAACAGAGGTTGTATTACCTAGATTTCGTGGTGAACTTATTCTGCTTAGCAGTATGGAGCCTGTAGAGAAAAGAGATCATTTTCATGATGATGGAAACGATGAAGTTCCATTCTAG